Proteins co-encoded in one Metabacillus sp. KUDC1714 genomic window:
- the cdiI gene encoding ribonuclease toxin immunity protein CdiI, which produces MNQEKYQISSLPWINNEGVGSIVEDMQRKLISYFYHHMGDGKFLRIIRSYANGEGYGTEYARFVFADYYEEWEEDYFGKEGIAYYIDRPAVEEDQEIILDYPTFYKYLREECVRYLKDYPQDKSEVEEQLERIKERFNIQEF; this is translated from the coding sequence ATGAATCAGGAGAAATATCAAATTTCTTCCCTACCCTGGATTAATAATGAAGGAGTTGGAAGCATCGTGGAAGATATGCAGCGAAAATTGATAAGTTATTTCTATCACCATATGGGAGACGGTAAATTTTTACGAATCATAAGAAGTTATGCGAATGGTGAAGGATATGGTACTGAATATGCGAGGTTTGTGTTTGCTGACTATTATGAAGAGTGGGAAGAAGATTATTTTGGTAAAGAAGGTATAGCCTATTACATTGATCGTCCTGCAGTAGAAGAAGACCAAGAGATTATTTTAGATTATCCGACATTCTATAAATATTTAAGAGAAGAATGTGTTCGTTATCTTAAAGATTACCCCCAAGATAAATCAGAAGTAGAAGAACAATTAGAAAGGATTAAAGAAAGATTTAATATACAAGAATTTTGA